From a single Lolium rigidum isolate FL_2022 chromosome 7, APGP_CSIRO_Lrig_0.1, whole genome shotgun sequence genomic region:
- the LOC124671220 gene encoding VQ motif-containing protein 11-like translates to MSSSSSRPPTTPRGGAAAAAGCADPNTTFVQADPATFRALVQRLTGAPGGAPAASVEKQQVSGTIFPAVPLPLRRPKLQERRRAAPARLELARPQPFYYHPHHHNHHHHHHHHGIMQYSPVSTMDYAHALAASSSASSPSPSPHSSCSCGVVISKEEEEREEKAIASKAFYLHSSPRSSAVAGGDSERPKLLPLFPVHSPRSSSFA, encoded by the coding sequence atgtcgtcgtcctcgtctcgccCTCCGACGACGCCGAGGGGCGGTGCAGCGGCGGCTGCGGGATGCGCAGACCCGAACACAACGTTCGTGCAGGCCGACCCGGCAACCTTCCGCGCACTCGTGCAGAGGCTGACTGGCGCGCCTGGGGGAGCGCCGGCGGCGTCGGTCGAGAAGCAGCAGGTTTCTGGCACTATCTTCCCGGCGGTGCCGCTGCCTTTGAGGCGGCCGAAGCTgcaggagaggcggcgcgcggcgccgGCCAGGCTGGAGCTCGCGCGGCCGCAGCCGTTCTACTACCACCCTCATCatcacaaccaccaccaccaccaccaccaccacggcatCATGCAGTACTCCCCGGTGTCGACCATGGACTACGCCCACGCcctggcggcctcctcctccgcctcttcgccgTCACCATCGCCGCACTCGTCGTGCTCCTGCGGGGTAGTCAtaagcaaggaggaggaggagagggaggagaagGCCATCGCCTCCAAGGCCTTCTACCTGCACTCCTCGCCCAGGAGCTCCGCGGTCGCCGGAGGCGACTCCGAGAGGCCCAAGCTGCTGCCGCTGTTCCCCGTCCACTCCCCACGGAGCTCCTCCTTCGCCTAG